Proteins from a genomic interval of Echeneis naucrates chromosome 21, fEcheNa1.1, whole genome shotgun sequence:
- the LOC115061501 gene encoding alpha-1,6-mannosylglycoprotein 6-beta-N-acetylglucosaminyltransferase A-like isoform X3, producing MKRILWRTTCVLMGIGFIWCLSFSYIILSNADQEGIVVSGYKRWSSQTWKTETQDELQMLQIKMEQEKEKGKVNDELIKNLLSEKSHLQQQVAYFENLLKLQVKTTEEAVPPPKTDQDCSLPPLEGYPHCLQKLEWMKANWKTDFCYSVYGVNGSFCSILIYLSEVESWCPMLPGRAASSTQAKASEESADPMEVRQSLEGLYPSLNNRRQFRWIQQRVQSMEQIWIEAGRSLSAKYNLTGRRAKQILVHPGALTDESGFKIAEAAFSGGPLGELVQWSDLIATLHILGHNLYLSSSTSNLKFFLGIQDGGCPPRQPIVEIDLIYTDIIGFKQFEKVHNHSVIKYRCIFRVLDSFGTEPDFNHAVWVQKHNLQGPFGGLNLIPAQFYTMFPHTPDNTFLGFVVEHYMTSEEKKQIRSSQRKQQALVYGKRAMFWKGKESYLDSVHKYFEVHGTVDNSQIPSYVKNHGIIKGTEIQKLLRESKVFVGLSFPYEGPAPLEALANGCAFLNPKLHPPKSSLNSEFFKGKPNTREVTSQHPYAEAIGEPYVWMVDMFNKTDVERALTAILNQNIEPYLPYEFSCEGMLQRVSVLIEKQDFCSNTVSWPPMSALQVVQAEPGTSCKQACHRRGLICEPAFFSHLNNTRNLLNLQPHD from the exons ATGAAGCGCATCCTGTGGAGGACAACGTGTGTGCTGATGGGCATTGGGTTCATCTGGTGTCTGAGTTTCTCGTATATCATCCTG AGCAATGCTGACCAGGAGGGCATAGTTGTGAGTGGTTACAAGAGGTGGAGCAGTCAGACGTGGAAAACAGAGACTCAAG ATGAATTACAAATGCTCCAGATTAAAAtggagcaagagaaagaaaaaggaaaagtgaatgatgagctgatcaAAAATCTGCTTTCTGAGAAATCCCATCTGCAACAACAAGTGGCTTACTTTGAGAATCTCCTCAAGCTGCAGGTGAAAACAACAGAGGAGGCGGTCCCACCACCCAAAACTG ATCAAGATTGCTCACTGCCGCCATTGGAAGGATATCCGCACTGCCTGCAGAAATTGGAG TGGATGAAGGCGAATTGGAAGACTGACTTTTGCTATAGTGTTTACGGAGTGAATGGATCTTTTTGCTCCATCCTCATCTACCTCAGTGAG GTAGAGTCCTGGTGTCCCATGCTTCCAGGAAGAGCTGCTTCCTCAACCCAAGCCAAAGCCTCTGAG GAAAGCGCTGACCCAATGGAGGTACGACAAAGTTTAGAAGGCCTATATCCATCTCTGAACAACAGACGCCAGTTCCGCTGGATTCAGCAAAGAGTTCAAAGTATGGAACAGATTTGGATTGAGGCTGGACGCTCTCTCTCAGCCAAATATAACCTCACAGGGCGGAGAGCCAAACAG ATCCTGGTGCATCCTGGTGCCTTGACAGATGAATCGGGTTTTAAAATAGCAGAGGCTGCCTTCAGTGGTGGACCTCTGGGGGAGCTAGTCCAGTGGAGTGACCTCATCGCTACACTTCACATCCTTGGTCACAATCTTTACCTTTCTTCCTCCACATCTAACCTCAAGTT TTTTCTAGGGATTCAGGATGGCGGTTGTCCACCTCGTCAACCAATAGTGGAAATCGACCTGATCTATACAGATATCATTGGGTTTAAACAGTTTGAGAAAGTACACAATCATTCCGTTATCAAATACAG ATGTATCTTTCGTGTGTTGGATTCTTTTGGCACTGAGCCAGACTTCAACCATGCAGTTTGGGTCCAAAAGCACAACCTTCAAGGTCCGTTTGGCGGCCTCAATCTGATCCCAGCGCAGTTCTACACTATGTTCC CGCACACACCAGACAACACTTTCCTGGGCTTTGTAGTGGAGCACTATATGACctcagaagaaaagaagcagatCAGGTCTAGTCAGAGAAAACAACAGGCTCTTGTCTATGGCAAGCGTGCCATGTTTTGGAAG GGTAAAGAGTCTTATTTAGACAGTGTCCACAAGTACTTTGAGGTCCATGGGACAGTTGATAATTCTCAAATTCCAAGTTACGTGAAAAACCATGGCATTATCAAAGGCACTGAGATACAGAAACTGCTGAGAGAGAGCAAG GTTTTCGTTGGGCTGTCTTTTCCATATGAAGGCCCGGCCCCTCTGGAGGCTTTAGCCAATGGCTGTGCTTTCCTGAATCCCAAGTTACACCCTCCAAAGAGCAGTCTGAACTCAGAGTTTTTCAAAGGAAAGCCCAACACCAGAGAG GTGACATCCCAGCATCCCTATGCTGAGGCCATAGGAGAACCCTATGTATGGATGGTAGATATGTTCAACAAAACAGATGTGGAGAGAGCGCTCACTGCTATACTCAATCAAAAT ATTGAGCCCTACTTGCCCTATGAGTTTAGCTGTGAAGGAATGCTTCAGAGGGTTAGCGTCTTAATTGAAAAACAG GACTTCTGCTCAAACACAGTGAGCTGGCCACCAATGAGTGCACTTCAGGTGGTGCAGGCAGAGCCAGGCACTTCCTGTAAACAGGCATGCCATAGGAGGGGCCTTATATGTGAACCTGCCTTCTTCTCACATCTAAACAACACAAGAAATCTTTTGAA CCTTCAACCACACGACTAG
- the LOC115061501 gene encoding alpha-1,6-mannosylglycoprotein 6-beta-N-acetylglucosaminyltransferase A-like isoform X1: MKRILWRTTCVLMGIGFIWCLSFSYIILSNADQEGIVVSGYKRWSSQTWKTETQDELQMLQIKMEQEKEKGKVNDELIKNLLSEKSHLQQQVAYFENLLKLQVKTTEEAVPPPKTDQDCSLPPLEGYPHCLQKLEWMKANWKTDFCYSVYGVNGSFCSILIYLSEVESWCPMLPGRAASSTQAKASEESADPMEVRQSLEGLYPSLNNRRQFRWIQQRVQSMEQIWIEAGRSLSAKYNLTGRRAKQILVHPGALTDESGFKIAEAAFSGGPLGELVQWSDLIATLHILGHNLYLSSSTSNLKFFLGIQDGGCPPRQPIVEIDLIYTDIIGFKQFEKVHNHSVIKYRCIFRVLDSFGTEPDFNHAVWVQKHNLQGPFGGLNLIPAQFYTMFPHTPDNTFLGFVVEHYMTSEEKKQIRSSQRKQQALVYGKRAMFWKGKESYLDSVHKYFEVHGTVDNSQIPSYVKNHGIIKGTEIQKLLRESKVFVGLSFPYEGPAPLEALANGCAFLNPKLHPPKSSLNSEFFKGKPNTREVTSQHPYAEAIGEPYVWMVDMFNKTDVERALTAILNQNIEPYLPYEFSCEGMLQRVSVLIEKQDFCSNTVSWPPMSALQVVQAEPGTSCKQACHRRGLICEPAFFSHLNNTRNLLNYSVDCQTSEVSNSSLVLPAFNHTTRHCVLQSDPLLFSCVRSSQSLTRICPCRDYIKDQIALCKTCI; this comes from the exons ATGAAGCGCATCCTGTGGAGGACAACGTGTGTGCTGATGGGCATTGGGTTCATCTGGTGTCTGAGTTTCTCGTATATCATCCTG AGCAATGCTGACCAGGAGGGCATAGTTGTGAGTGGTTACAAGAGGTGGAGCAGTCAGACGTGGAAAACAGAGACTCAAG ATGAATTACAAATGCTCCAGATTAAAAtggagcaagagaaagaaaaaggaaaagtgaatgatgagctgatcaAAAATCTGCTTTCTGAGAAATCCCATCTGCAACAACAAGTGGCTTACTTTGAGAATCTCCTCAAGCTGCAGGTGAAAACAACAGAGGAGGCGGTCCCACCACCCAAAACTG ATCAAGATTGCTCACTGCCGCCATTGGAAGGATATCCGCACTGCCTGCAGAAATTGGAG TGGATGAAGGCGAATTGGAAGACTGACTTTTGCTATAGTGTTTACGGAGTGAATGGATCTTTTTGCTCCATCCTCATCTACCTCAGTGAG GTAGAGTCCTGGTGTCCCATGCTTCCAGGAAGAGCTGCTTCCTCAACCCAAGCCAAAGCCTCTGAG GAAAGCGCTGACCCAATGGAGGTACGACAAAGTTTAGAAGGCCTATATCCATCTCTGAACAACAGACGCCAGTTCCGCTGGATTCAGCAAAGAGTTCAAAGTATGGAACAGATTTGGATTGAGGCTGGACGCTCTCTCTCAGCCAAATATAACCTCACAGGGCGGAGAGCCAAACAG ATCCTGGTGCATCCTGGTGCCTTGACAGATGAATCGGGTTTTAAAATAGCAGAGGCTGCCTTCAGTGGTGGACCTCTGGGGGAGCTAGTCCAGTGGAGTGACCTCATCGCTACACTTCACATCCTTGGTCACAATCTTTACCTTTCTTCCTCCACATCTAACCTCAAGTT TTTTCTAGGGATTCAGGATGGCGGTTGTCCACCTCGTCAACCAATAGTGGAAATCGACCTGATCTATACAGATATCATTGGGTTTAAACAGTTTGAGAAAGTACACAATCATTCCGTTATCAAATACAG ATGTATCTTTCGTGTGTTGGATTCTTTTGGCACTGAGCCAGACTTCAACCATGCAGTTTGGGTCCAAAAGCACAACCTTCAAGGTCCGTTTGGCGGCCTCAATCTGATCCCAGCGCAGTTCTACACTATGTTCC CGCACACACCAGACAACACTTTCCTGGGCTTTGTAGTGGAGCACTATATGACctcagaagaaaagaagcagatCAGGTCTAGTCAGAGAAAACAACAGGCTCTTGTCTATGGCAAGCGTGCCATGTTTTGGAAG GGTAAAGAGTCTTATTTAGACAGTGTCCACAAGTACTTTGAGGTCCATGGGACAGTTGATAATTCTCAAATTCCAAGTTACGTGAAAAACCATGGCATTATCAAAGGCACTGAGATACAGAAACTGCTGAGAGAGAGCAAG GTTTTCGTTGGGCTGTCTTTTCCATATGAAGGCCCGGCCCCTCTGGAGGCTTTAGCCAATGGCTGTGCTTTCCTGAATCCCAAGTTACACCCTCCAAAGAGCAGTCTGAACTCAGAGTTTTTCAAAGGAAAGCCCAACACCAGAGAG GTGACATCCCAGCATCCCTATGCTGAGGCCATAGGAGAACCCTATGTATGGATGGTAGATATGTTCAACAAAACAGATGTGGAGAGAGCGCTCACTGCTATACTCAATCAAAAT ATTGAGCCCTACTTGCCCTATGAGTTTAGCTGTGAAGGAATGCTTCAGAGGGTTAGCGTCTTAATTGAAAAACAG GACTTCTGCTCAAACACAGTGAGCTGGCCACCAATGAGTGCACTTCAGGTGGTGCAGGCAGAGCCAGGCACTTCCTGTAAACAGGCATGCCATAGGAGGGGCCTTATATGTGAACCTGCCTTCTTCTCACATCTAAACAACACAAGAAATCTTTTGAA CTATAGTGTAGATTGCCAGACATCAGAAGTTTCTAACAGTTCCCTCGTCCTCCCAGCCTTCAACCACACGACTAGACACTGTGTGCTCCAGTCTGATCCTCTACTCTTCAGCTGTGTGAGGTCAAGCCAGTCTTTGACTCGCATCTGCCCCTGTCGAGACTACATTAAGGACCAGATAGCCTTATGCAAGACATGTATCTAG
- the LOC115061501 gene encoding alpha-1,6-mannosylglycoprotein 6-beta-N-acetylglucosaminyltransferase A-like isoform X2, protein MLQIKMEQEKEKGKVNDELIKNLLSEKSHLQQQVAYFENLLKLQVKTTEEAVPPPKTDQDCSLPPLEGYPHCLQKLEWMKANWKTDFCYSVYGVNGSFCSILIYLSEVESWCPMLPGRAASSTQAKASEESADPMEVRQSLEGLYPSLNNRRQFRWIQQRVQSMEQIWIEAGRSLSAKYNLTGRRAKQILVHPGALTDESGFKIAEAAFSGGPLGELVQWSDLIATLHILGHNLYLSSSTSNLKFFLGIQDGGCPPRQPIVEIDLIYTDIIGFKQFEKVHNHSVIKYRCIFRVLDSFGTEPDFNHAVWVQKHNLQGPFGGLNLIPAQFYTMFPHTPDNTFLGFVVEHYMTSEEKKQIRSSQRKQQALVYGKRAMFWKGKESYLDSVHKYFEVHGTVDNSQIPSYVKNHGIIKGTEIQKLLRESKVFVGLSFPYEGPAPLEALANGCAFLNPKLHPPKSSLNSEFFKGKPNTREVTSQHPYAEAIGEPYVWMVDMFNKTDVERALTAILNQNIEPYLPYEFSCEGMLQRVSVLIEKQDFCSNTVSWPPMSALQVVQAEPGTSCKQACHRRGLICEPAFFSHLNNTRNLLNYSVDCQTSEVSNSSLVLPAFNHTTRHCVLQSDPLLFSCVRSSQSLTRICPCRDYIKDQIALCKTCI, encoded by the exons ATGCTCCAGATTAAAAtggagcaagagaaagaaaaaggaaaagtgaatgatgagctgatcaAAAATCTGCTTTCTGAGAAATCCCATCTGCAACAACAAGTGGCTTACTTTGAGAATCTCCTCAAGCTGCAGGTGAAAACAACAGAGGAGGCGGTCCCACCACCCAAAACTG ATCAAGATTGCTCACTGCCGCCATTGGAAGGATATCCGCACTGCCTGCAGAAATTGGAG TGGATGAAGGCGAATTGGAAGACTGACTTTTGCTATAGTGTTTACGGAGTGAATGGATCTTTTTGCTCCATCCTCATCTACCTCAGTGAG GTAGAGTCCTGGTGTCCCATGCTTCCAGGAAGAGCTGCTTCCTCAACCCAAGCCAAAGCCTCTGAG GAAAGCGCTGACCCAATGGAGGTACGACAAAGTTTAGAAGGCCTATATCCATCTCTGAACAACAGACGCCAGTTCCGCTGGATTCAGCAAAGAGTTCAAAGTATGGAACAGATTTGGATTGAGGCTGGACGCTCTCTCTCAGCCAAATATAACCTCACAGGGCGGAGAGCCAAACAG ATCCTGGTGCATCCTGGTGCCTTGACAGATGAATCGGGTTTTAAAATAGCAGAGGCTGCCTTCAGTGGTGGACCTCTGGGGGAGCTAGTCCAGTGGAGTGACCTCATCGCTACACTTCACATCCTTGGTCACAATCTTTACCTTTCTTCCTCCACATCTAACCTCAAGTT TTTTCTAGGGATTCAGGATGGCGGTTGTCCACCTCGTCAACCAATAGTGGAAATCGACCTGATCTATACAGATATCATTGGGTTTAAACAGTTTGAGAAAGTACACAATCATTCCGTTATCAAATACAG ATGTATCTTTCGTGTGTTGGATTCTTTTGGCACTGAGCCAGACTTCAACCATGCAGTTTGGGTCCAAAAGCACAACCTTCAAGGTCCGTTTGGCGGCCTCAATCTGATCCCAGCGCAGTTCTACACTATGTTCC CGCACACACCAGACAACACTTTCCTGGGCTTTGTAGTGGAGCACTATATGACctcagaagaaaagaagcagatCAGGTCTAGTCAGAGAAAACAACAGGCTCTTGTCTATGGCAAGCGTGCCATGTTTTGGAAG GGTAAAGAGTCTTATTTAGACAGTGTCCACAAGTACTTTGAGGTCCATGGGACAGTTGATAATTCTCAAATTCCAAGTTACGTGAAAAACCATGGCATTATCAAAGGCACTGAGATACAGAAACTGCTGAGAGAGAGCAAG GTTTTCGTTGGGCTGTCTTTTCCATATGAAGGCCCGGCCCCTCTGGAGGCTTTAGCCAATGGCTGTGCTTTCCTGAATCCCAAGTTACACCCTCCAAAGAGCAGTCTGAACTCAGAGTTTTTCAAAGGAAAGCCCAACACCAGAGAG GTGACATCCCAGCATCCCTATGCTGAGGCCATAGGAGAACCCTATGTATGGATGGTAGATATGTTCAACAAAACAGATGTGGAGAGAGCGCTCACTGCTATACTCAATCAAAAT ATTGAGCCCTACTTGCCCTATGAGTTTAGCTGTGAAGGAATGCTTCAGAGGGTTAGCGTCTTAATTGAAAAACAG GACTTCTGCTCAAACACAGTGAGCTGGCCACCAATGAGTGCACTTCAGGTGGTGCAGGCAGAGCCAGGCACTTCCTGTAAACAGGCATGCCATAGGAGGGGCCTTATATGTGAACCTGCCTTCTTCTCACATCTAAACAACACAAGAAATCTTTTGAA CTATAGTGTAGATTGCCAGACATCAGAAGTTTCTAACAGTTCCCTCGTCCTCCCAGCCTTCAACCACACGACTAGACACTGTGTGCTCCAGTCTGATCCTCTACTCTTCAGCTGTGTGAGGTCAAGCCAGTCTTTGACTCGCATCTGCCCCTGTCGAGACTACATTAAGGACCAGATAGCCTTATGCAAGACATGTATCTAG
- the LOC115061501 gene encoding alpha-1,6-mannosylglycoprotein 6-beta-N-acetylglucosaminyltransferase A-like isoform X4: MKANWKTDFCYSVYGVNGSFCSILIYLSEVESWCPMLPGRAASSTQAKASEESADPMEVRQSLEGLYPSLNNRRQFRWIQQRVQSMEQIWIEAGRSLSAKYNLTGRRAKQILVHPGALTDESGFKIAEAAFSGGPLGELVQWSDLIATLHILGHNLYLSSSTSNLKFFLGIQDGGCPPRQPIVEIDLIYTDIIGFKQFEKVHNHSVIKYRCIFRVLDSFGTEPDFNHAVWVQKHNLQGPFGGLNLIPAQFYTMFPHTPDNTFLGFVVEHYMTSEEKKQIRSSQRKQQALVYGKRAMFWKGKESYLDSVHKYFEVHGTVDNSQIPSYVKNHGIIKGTEIQKLLRESKVFVGLSFPYEGPAPLEALANGCAFLNPKLHPPKSSLNSEFFKGKPNTREVTSQHPYAEAIGEPYVWMVDMFNKTDVERALTAILNQNIEPYLPYEFSCEGMLQRVSVLIEKQDFCSNTVSWPPMSALQVVQAEPGTSCKQACHRRGLICEPAFFSHLNNTRNLLNYSVDCQTSEVSNSSLVLPAFNHTTRHCVLQSDPLLFSCVRSSQSLTRICPCRDYIKDQIALCKTCI, translated from the exons ATGAAGGCGAATTGGAAGACTGACTTTTGCTATAGTGTTTACGGAGTGAATGGATCTTTTTGCTCCATCCTCATCTACCTCAGTGAG GTAGAGTCCTGGTGTCCCATGCTTCCAGGAAGAGCTGCTTCCTCAACCCAAGCCAAAGCCTCTGAG GAAAGCGCTGACCCAATGGAGGTACGACAAAGTTTAGAAGGCCTATATCCATCTCTGAACAACAGACGCCAGTTCCGCTGGATTCAGCAAAGAGTTCAAAGTATGGAACAGATTTGGATTGAGGCTGGACGCTCTCTCTCAGCCAAATATAACCTCACAGGGCGGAGAGCCAAACAG ATCCTGGTGCATCCTGGTGCCTTGACAGATGAATCGGGTTTTAAAATAGCAGAGGCTGCCTTCAGTGGTGGACCTCTGGGGGAGCTAGTCCAGTGGAGTGACCTCATCGCTACACTTCACATCCTTGGTCACAATCTTTACCTTTCTTCCTCCACATCTAACCTCAAGTT TTTTCTAGGGATTCAGGATGGCGGTTGTCCACCTCGTCAACCAATAGTGGAAATCGACCTGATCTATACAGATATCATTGGGTTTAAACAGTTTGAGAAAGTACACAATCATTCCGTTATCAAATACAG ATGTATCTTTCGTGTGTTGGATTCTTTTGGCACTGAGCCAGACTTCAACCATGCAGTTTGGGTCCAAAAGCACAACCTTCAAGGTCCGTTTGGCGGCCTCAATCTGATCCCAGCGCAGTTCTACACTATGTTCC CGCACACACCAGACAACACTTTCCTGGGCTTTGTAGTGGAGCACTATATGACctcagaagaaaagaagcagatCAGGTCTAGTCAGAGAAAACAACAGGCTCTTGTCTATGGCAAGCGTGCCATGTTTTGGAAG GGTAAAGAGTCTTATTTAGACAGTGTCCACAAGTACTTTGAGGTCCATGGGACAGTTGATAATTCTCAAATTCCAAGTTACGTGAAAAACCATGGCATTATCAAAGGCACTGAGATACAGAAACTGCTGAGAGAGAGCAAG GTTTTCGTTGGGCTGTCTTTTCCATATGAAGGCCCGGCCCCTCTGGAGGCTTTAGCCAATGGCTGTGCTTTCCTGAATCCCAAGTTACACCCTCCAAAGAGCAGTCTGAACTCAGAGTTTTTCAAAGGAAAGCCCAACACCAGAGAG GTGACATCCCAGCATCCCTATGCTGAGGCCATAGGAGAACCCTATGTATGGATGGTAGATATGTTCAACAAAACAGATGTGGAGAGAGCGCTCACTGCTATACTCAATCAAAAT ATTGAGCCCTACTTGCCCTATGAGTTTAGCTGTGAAGGAATGCTTCAGAGGGTTAGCGTCTTAATTGAAAAACAG GACTTCTGCTCAAACACAGTGAGCTGGCCACCAATGAGTGCACTTCAGGTGGTGCAGGCAGAGCCAGGCACTTCCTGTAAACAGGCATGCCATAGGAGGGGCCTTATATGTGAACCTGCCTTCTTCTCACATCTAAACAACACAAGAAATCTTTTGAA CTATAGTGTAGATTGCCAGACATCAGAAGTTTCTAACAGTTCCCTCGTCCTCCCAGCCTTCAACCACACGACTAGACACTGTGTGCTCCAGTCTGATCCTCTACTCTTCAGCTGTGTGAGGTCAAGCCAGTCTTTGACTCGCATCTGCCCCTGTCGAGACTACATTAAGGACCAGATAGCCTTATGCAAGACATGTATCTAG